TTCGCCCACGAATAAAACAGAAACCGATAGGATATGTCAATTAAGCGGCATTGGCCACCGGAAATGGGGTGAATAATCAGGCGGGATATCATACACCAGAGTCACGTTGAGTGGATATTTTTACTGTGGAATCTGCCGAATTTCGCCGCTTTGTGTGCTTCAACGGTTGCGACGGGTAACCGAAGTGCGGGAGCAGGCTCTTGTGCGTGCAGACGCAGACACGCCCGCACCCCACGCTCGCCACCGCGGCCGACGGCAAAGCCGCTTGCCACAGCGGGCCGCGCCGGCACGCTTCTTGCAACCCGCGGTCGTCGGTTGACGACCGCGGGCAACAAGCGCGCCGGCGCTGGGTGTAGTTCAGTCGGTAACGCTCTGGCGGTTGAGGATCAGCTTGAGGAGCTGGAGGATGGCGGGGCGGAGCTGGGCGTCGGGCAGGGGGACGAGCTGGTCGGTAGAGGACAGGCGGAGTTGCTGGCGGATGGTCAGCCGGTCGAGGGCGTCGGCGGCGTTGTGGTTGAGCAGGGCGACGATGCGGGGCGAGGCGCTGATCAGCTCCCAGAAGTCGAGGCCGGCGCGGACGTTGGCGATGCTTTCGGGTTGGGCGCAGTCGACGACGACGATATAGCCGGCGACGCCGCTGGTCAGCAGGTCGAAGAGGGAGGGCAGGTCGGAGTTGGTGGGGGCGGCCACCAGTTCGAGGTCGCCGCCGCCGACGGAATAGAAGCGGCCGAGGAAGCCGTAGATCGTGGTCAGTTCGGAGATGCGGCCGGTGTTGGGCCGGAAGGATTCCAGCAGCCCCAGCGCCATCTCCGGCTGGTCGGCCAGGATAAGGATGGTAACCGGCTTACCCCTCATCGTCCTCCCGGTGGAGCACCTCGCGGATCAGCTTGACGGTTTCCGGGGACAGCTCGGGGGCTTTGATCATCGGCGTCTTGAGCATCTTGGCGGGCAGGGGTCGGGTGCGCAGGTCGAGGTGGCCCCGGCCGACCAGGTCGATGGCGATGCGGACCATCTCGAGATAGCCCAGCCGACCGGCGAGGACCATCTCCTCGAGGTTGCGGCGGCCGTTGACCAGGGAGAGGAAGGTCCAGTAGCTGTCGGGCAGCTCCATCTCGTAGAGCTCGCCGGCGCTTTGCGTCAGGCTGGGAACCTGGCGGAAGCTCCAGAAGCGGTCCTTGATGTTGGGCAGGTTCTCGTTGTGGACCAGGCCGCGGATGATCAGCTCGTCGAGACCGATGTTGATCACCAGGGCGGTGGGGTCGGGCGGGGTGAAGGCGAGTTGGTAGTTGTAGTCGCCTTCGGGTTCGGTGGCGGCGCGGTAGACGAGGCCGGCCAACTGATCGGCCAGGATGTCGGTGACCTCCTCGGAGCCCAGCAGGCCTTCGCCGACGAGGTATTCACCGAAGTGTTCGTAGTCGTCGCGCTCGTTGAAGTCGACGAGGTCGGCGGTCAACTGGTCGTCGGTCAACAGGCCGCGCTCGACGAGGAGGGCGCCCAGGGGTCGGCGGTCGGCCTGGCTCTCGGCATGGATCAGCCGGCCGCGCTTGAGGATGAAATCGGTATGGATGTAATCGTCGTCGTCGCCGCCGTCCCGCTCCGTGGCGGGAATGCGCAGCCTGAGGTGCCCGGAGCGACGGTGTCGGACGAGGACCTCGAGGAGTTCGAAGAGGGGGATTTCGGTGAGTTTACCGCTCAGGGCCATCGGTTACCTCGGTTTCGGCGGTCGAGGTCGCCTCGCCGGTTCGGCGGAAAGCCGAACAGGTGGATCTGGTTTCTTCGCCGGTTGAGGAGCCTGCCGGTCAGTTACCGCTCGACGCCACCGGAATCCGGCTTGCCGTGCCGTTCGGTCGTCCCGGGGAGGAGCGGTTTGATGATGACGACGTAGCATCGATTATTGCGGGAGGGTGGAACTCGACCGGTCGAAGGGCCACCCTGCGGCGCTCACCCCGGGAGCGTCAGCCCGCCCCCTCGGCGAGGAGGAACAGGGCGGCGACGGCCAGGGCGCGGTCGCTGCCGGGCGGTGAGACGTGGCGGATGATCAGCCGGCCGTCGTGGGTCAGGGAAACCTGGATAGAGCCGAGATTGAAGCGATCGTAGCGCGGGTGGCGTCGATCCCTGGTAAAGCCCAGCTTGGCCAGACCGCGCTTGAATACGCGCCAGCGGGGCTGCAGGGGTTCTTCGGGCACCAGCTCGTAGTCGGCGACCTCGCCGGTGTCACAAAGCTGGATCAGACGAACCCCCAGGGTCTGATCACCCAGGGCGAGTTTGTCCTGTGTCAGGGTCAGCTTGGGCATCGGCGGTGTGCGCGGCTCGCCGGGACGGCCGGGTTACGCGGCTTGATCGAAGCGACCTAATCGCTGGTTCGGCCGGGGTGGGAGGTTCTTGTTCAAGGTCTTATCTTAATGGTAAAGGCTGGGGGGACGGCTAGTCAAGGGTAATGTGATAATCAGCACATGGCTCGGAGCGGGCCCTGTGGTTTGGCAACCAGGTGTTACGGGACTACTTAACGATAACGAACCTCTGCATAACCATAACTAACCGCTGAGAATGGTAGTTCGAAGCCAGCGGGTCATGCACTCTTCTTCCCGATGGGCAGAGCCTGAATGGCGAAAACGTCGCTAAACCGTTCAATACCAGCAAGTCAGGAACAGTTCTCCAGGTAACAAAGACAAGCCGGGACCTTGCTCTCGCTGTCCTCTATCCGCCCTCTGCGCGGCTAGGCGGCCTTATTCAGGCAGCGCTGCATGGTCCGGGATACCGGAGGTGAGACAGAGAGGCAACGGACACCGTCGGGCTCGGGGGGACGGATACGCCGGACGGACCGTCCTATGACCGGGGATCGGACCGGACCTGCCGGACGAAAGCCGGGAGTGGAAACCGCTGATGTGACTACGGCCACAGTCGGGTTTGGTGTACGAAAAAAGTGGAGAGAGGACCCTCTCCACATAGTGTATAGTAAAAGGCTGACAAATTCCGGCAGTTTGCGGGTCAGGCCTGGTGGGTCAGCAGGTCGGCGAAGGAGGTGCTTTCCAGACGCTGGGCCAGGTCGTCACGGACGGCGAGCCAGAGCCAGCGCAGACCGCACTTGCCCTCGCGGCTGCAGGAGCGGTAGGCGGTTTTGCTGGCGCAGGCCACGGGGGCCAGGTGGCCGTCGAGGGTGCGGATGACATCGGCGATGAAGACGTCGCCGGGCTCCTTGACCAGGCTGTAACCGCCGCCGGGGCCGCGGCGGCTGTGGATGAATCCGGCCCGGCGCAGGGAGAGCAGGATCTGCTCGAGGTAGCGTTCGGGGATCTGCTGGCGGCTGGAGATCTCGTCGGCGGAGAGGCGGCCATGGCCGTAGTTGCGGGAGAGCTCGAGCATTGCGCGACAGCCGTACTCGCTGCGGGTGGATACGTGCATTCGCTACCGTCCGGGGCAGGGGCGGGCTGGAGGCTCCGGAGCCGTGGTGCGCTCGAGGCGCGCAGGGCTCCGCCCGCCGGCGTTGTCAACCGATGCTATCGTTGCAGTTCGTTGCTGTTCGTTGCTGTTCGTTGCGGGCGGCTTCGCAGCGGCTGGGGCTTGTGGGAAACGCGATTCGGTTTTTGCTATTGGCCCGCCGCCGAAACCACCCCGTAGGCGTGGTAATCGTCCTCCACAATTTCACTTTTTGGAGCGTATAACCTACGGAAATGCTAGGTTAAATTCAGCCTAATGTCAAGCGCCATATGCTGGAATTAGCGCCCTCGCGGTTCGTCGAGTCCGGACGGCGCATAAGCGGTTCAATCCTCGGAAAGGAACCCGTGCTCGTCGAGGATGACGCTGATCTCGGCCAGGAACTTGCGGTAAACCTCGAGGTAGTCCTCGGGGGTGTCGCCGGAGGAGGAGTGCTTGTCGAAGTAGGCCACGGTCAACTGGGCGGCGATGTCGTAGGGCATCGTTTCTCCTTGAGGGGAGCGGTCCCGTCACTGGGGCACGGGCATGGTGGGGTGCTCGCTCAAGACGCGGTGGGCCTTGTCGTAGTTGGCGCGCACATCATCGTCGAAGCGCTCGATCATGCTGTCCAGCTCCCGGGCGCTGCCGAAGGAGCGGCTCTGGGCGAAGGACAGGTTGTGCAACACCGATTCGAAGCTCTCGAAGCTGGAGTATTTGGCCACGGTGATGCGGGCCAGGAACTCGGCGCACTCGGCGCAGCGGATGAACATCCGCGGCGGGGCGGCGGGCTCGGTGTACAGGAAGGTGACCGTCTTCTTCGAACCGCACTCGGGGCAGATCATCGGGGTGGCGCGTTCCATCTTTGCCTCCTGGTTTGTCTGAATCACACCTATGATACCCCGGCGGCTGGAGATTGACAAGCGGGGCGGCGCATACCGCTTCGCCGGCGTAAGGGCCGTTGACCGGTCAACTCCGGACCGGGAGACCTGATCGGCCCGGTGAAAAGAAGGGAGGACCCGCGGGTCCTCCCCCATTTCAACCGTTCTACTCGAACAACCGCAGGCCGGGCTTGACAGACCGGTCGTGCTCGTCGCAGTCCTAGGCCAGGATCAGACCGATGAGGAACTTGAAGGCCAGGATGATCACGATGCAGACCAGGGTGATCACCAGGCCGGACTTGGCCATGTCCTTGACCTTGACCTCGCCGGAGCCGTAGGCGATGGCGTTGGGCGGGGTGGAGATGGGCAGGACCATCGAGGCCGAGCTGGAGAGGGCGACCATCACCGCCAGGGGGGCGACGAAGGCCAGCATCTCGTAGCCCATGCCGGTGAAGCCGACAACGATGGGGATCAACAGGCTGGCCGTAGCGGTGTTGGAGATGAAGGTGGTCATGGTGGCGGCCAGCAGGCCGAAGACGACCAGGATCAGCAGGAAGGGCAGGCCCTCGAGGCTGATCAACCCGACGAGGTAGGAGTTGAGGCCGCTTTGGCTGAGGGCCACGCCCAGGGACAGCCCGCCGCCCATGATGAAGAGGATGTTCCAGCCCAGGGAGTTGAAGTCGTCCTTGTCGAGGATACCGGTGGCCAGGAAGAGCACGCCGGGGATCAGGGCGATGATCGAGGTGGTGAAGCCGGGCAGGACATCCTTCCACAGCGGCTGGGCCAGCCAGGCGATCACGGTGCCGACGAGGACGTAGAGGATGAAGCGGCCCTTGGGGCCCATCTTGCGCTTGATCTCGATGTCGACCTTGAAGTGCCGGGTTTTGGGCTTGAAGAACAGGCCCAGCAGCAGCCAGGTGACGATCAGGGCGACGATCAGGATCGGTACGGCGAAGCCCATCCACTGGCCGAAGCCGATGGAGAAGCCGGCCTCCTGCAGGCCGCCGATGGCGATGGCGTTGGGCGGGGTGCCGATGGGGGTGCCCATCCCGCCGATGTTGGCGGCGAAGGGGATACCCAGCATCAGCGCCTTGCGGAAGGGGTCGCCCTTCTCGGTCTCCTTGAGCACGGGCAGGGCGACGGTGATCATCAGCGCCGTGGTGGCGGTGTTGCTCATCCACATCGAGAAGAAGGCGGTGGTGATCATCATCGCCAGCAGAACGATCCGCGGGTTGGTGCCGACGCGGTCGAGGATGGCCTTGGCGATGCGTTCGTCGATGCGGTACTTGTGGACGGCCCGGGCCAGGATGAAGCCGCCCAGAAACAGCGCCACCACGCTGGAGAAGAAGGGGTGGAGGAACTGCTTGTAGTCGGTGATGATCTCGCCGCCGGGTCCGGCGCTGCCGACCAGCCAGACGCATTCCAGCACGACGATGATCAGGGAGGTGACGTAGAGGGGGACGGCCTCGGTGATCCAGAGGACGGCGGCGATCATGAAGATGGCCAGGGCGGCGGAGCCGGCCTCGGAGAGGCCCTCGAGGGGCAGGAAGTAGGCCGCGACGCCGAGGGCGGCGGCAATCAGGATGGGCAGGAGCTTCTTGCGCAGAATGACGGTAACCTCCGGTCGTTCCCGCAGCGGGGCTGGTGACGGTAAGACACGCAGGCTTGAGTTCAGCTTCGCCGGGAGTTTAGCACAGGGTCCGGCGGGGCTCAAGTGAAGGCGTTCACATAAGCAGCCCGGCTCCGGTGAACGTAGTTGAGCCCGCCCGCCGGGCCGGCACTGTTTCAGCATTGACGACGGACCGGCGGCGGTTCCCGGTACAGTCCGCCGCGGG
Above is a genomic segment from Candidatus Coatesbacteria bacterium containing:
- a CDS encoding DUF4388 domain-containing protein; the encoded protein is MALSGKLTEIPLFELLEVLVRHRRSGHLRLRIPATERDGGDDDDYIHTDFILKRGRLIHAESQADRRPLGALLVERGLLTDDQLTADLVDFNERDDYEHFGEYLVGEGLLGSEEVTDILADQLAGLVYRAATEPEGDYNYQLAFTPPDPTALVINIGLDELIIRGLVHNENLPNIKDRFWSFRQVPSLTQSAGELYEMELPDSYWTFLSLVNGRRNLEEMVLAGRLGYLEMVRIAIDLVGRGHLDLRTRPLPAKMLKTPMIKAPELSPETVKLIREVLHREDDEG
- a CDS encoding Rrf2 family transcriptional regulator → MHVSTRSEYGCRAMLELSRNYGHGRLSADEISSRQQIPERYLEQILLSLRRAGFIHSRRGPGGGYSLVKEPGDVFIADVIRTLDGHLAPVACASKTAYRSCSREGKCGLRWLWLAVRDDLAQRLESTSFADLLTHQA
- a CDS encoding DASS family sodium-coupled anion symporter, which translates into the protein MLKQCRPGGRAQLRSPEPGCLCERLHLSPAGPCAKLPAKLNSSLRVLPSPAPLRERPEVTVILRKKLLPILIAAALGVAAYFLPLEGLSEAGSAALAIFMIAAVLWITEAVPLYVTSLIIVVLECVWLVGSAGPGGEIITDYKQFLHPFFSSVVALFLGGFILARAVHKYRIDERIAKAILDRVGTNPRIVLLAMMITTAFFSMWMSNTATTALMITVALPVLKETEKGDPFRKALMLGIPFAANIGGMGTPIGTPPNAIAIGGLQEAGFSIGFGQWMGFAVPILIVALIVTWLLLGLFFKPKTRHFKVDIEIKRKMGPKGRFILYVLVGTVIAWLAQPLWKDVLPGFTTSIIALIPGVLFLATGILDKDDFNSLGWNILFIMGGGLSLGVALSQSGLNSYLVGLISLEGLPFLLILVVFGLLAATMTTFISNTATASLLIPIVVGFTGMGYEMLAFVAPLAVMVALSSSASMVLPISTPPNAIAYGSGEVKVKDMAKSGLVITLVCIVIILAFKFLIGLILA